One region of Thunnus thynnus chromosome 14, fThuThy2.1, whole genome shotgun sequence genomic DNA includes:
- the soul2 gene encoding heme-binding protein soul2, with the protein MEQPLFMLVTLVLVSSCKGQSWTAPDFCHQQKCPQFTVVEANQDFEERLYVATDWITTKVESSDDRDVMAAHSRLKDYCQKQQKAGYEISADTWPGLITVKEGEDGSALTMSWFVPPGTTKPENTDELVTLQSRPEATVYVRVFGGFPSITKGQDNAKFLRDALAKAGKTFDPNTYSGAGYDSYFSLTHHNEIWISAA; encoded by the exons ATGGAACAGCCGCTGTTCATGCTCGTAACTCTTGTCCTGGTGTCCTCATGCAAAGGACAGAGTTGGACGGCTCCAGACTTTTGCCATCAGCAAAAATGCCCTCAATTCACAGTGGTTGAGGCAAACCAG GATTTTGAGGAGCGTTTGTATGTTGCCACTGACTGGATTACCACCAAGGTAGAAAGCAGTGACGATCGTGATGTAATGGCTGCACATTCAAGGCTGAAGGATTACTGCCAGAAACAGCAGAAAGCAG GTTATGAGATCAGTGCTGACACCTGGCCTGGGCTGATCACCGTCAAAGAGGGTGAAGATGGCTCTGCTTTGACGATGTCTTGGTTCGTTCCTCCTGGTACAACAAagcctgaaaacactgatgagTTAGTCACACTGCAAAGCAGACCTGAAGCCACTGTCTATGTCAG GGTATTTGGTGGATTTCCAAGCATTACGAAAGGCCAAGACAACGCAAAGTTTCTCCGTGACGCCTTGGCTAAAGCTGGGAAAACCTTTGATCCCAACACTTACTCTGGTGCTGGGTATGATTCCTATTTTTCTCTTACTCACCACAATGAGATCTGGATCTCTGCTGCCTGA